The Malus domestica chromosome 17, GDT2T_hap1 genome contains the following window.
AGTTTTGATAACTTGTTTTAAATTCCATGGGAAATGATGTTGGTTTTTAAGCAAACAAGTACGGATGCAGAGGTTGTGTGTTTACCATTCGTATATGCGCTGCAAGCCTGCTTTGGAAAATCTGTCCCAGTATGCTGCATCAGTCTTGGAGTTCTCAAAGAAATCAGCGATTTTTTTGCTTGCTTCATCACCGTTGTTAGGATCAATATGGAAACCAGAGACCCCATCAACGATGATTTCAGCCGGGCCTCCTTGGTTGGTTGCAAAGGTGGGCAATCCACAGTTCATTGCCTCAATGACAGTCAGACCGAAAGCTTCATACAGGGCAGGTTGCACAAAAGCTCCCCTTGTGTCAGCAATGCAACGGTAGAGCTCTCCATTTCGGTTCCTATCAGTCTGTGCTGCTATCCATCTGATCTGACCCCTGAGTTGGTACTTCTCTATCAGTGTATGCATCTTCTTTATTTCAGCGATTTCTTCCctatcttttgattttgaagggTCAAAGAATCCACCAACTACCACAAGGTTAACCAAATTTCTCAGCCTCTTGTTCTTCCCGTACCACTCAACCAACCCGGTAATGTTTTTAACAATATCCAGCCTTGCCATTGAGAAGATGATAGGTTTCTTCCGGTCTACTAGAAATCCACTGTTCAAGAAAATGGTTCAGGTTGACGTTAGATTACTTTTGACCAGCATTTGAATTCTAAAAGAATGATTTGCTAGTCCAGGACTTACAGATGTTCACTGTTATCCTCTTTACTAAACAGTAGTTCTTCAATGGCAGGATAGAATGAAGTGAGCCGCTTCTGCTTGTCTGAGTAGGGGAAATATACAGACTGATCTGCCCCAGGAGCAGCAATGTTGAATTTGGGGTCAAATACATTGATGCCAGAAACAACTCTACAGAGCCCCGGGAGTGTAAATGCAGTATGACTTTCGTATTGTCCTGGTCTGTCTTTGCTGCAAAACAACATCCAAGTACATTATGGTGTAAACTGTAATGTAATCATTTGGTAAGGGTGTCGAATATATGAATGCTGGTTAATTTTGCTAACCTTCCTGCAATTTCCTGGTATGTGCTTGCAATGACAAAATCTGTAGCATTCATTGAGATTGTGTCAGCAAGAAATTGGCATGAGAAGTGATACTTGGGATCTAACTCCTTCCAGTTGATGTCTGAATCTTCGTACTTGGTCTTCTCCAAAGCATGAGCAATAGTTGCCTAGTTTTCACACGCTACGGATTAGTAAATACAAAGTGGGACAAAAATGTGTTACGGTTGTATCTATAATATAAATTAACAGTGACCTGAGTTATCCCAAGTTTATTAGCCATGAGAGAAGCCACCAAATTGCCATCTGTGTAGTTTCCAATAATAAGATCCGGCTTTCCTTCCATCAGGTTGAGAATTTTGGCCGTAGCATCCTAGTAGTTTGAAACAAATGGAACAATTATTTTAGAGCAGAAAGTACATAAGGAACAAAATCAATAATTGAGCACTCTAAAAGTATGAATTTAAATATCGACGGAAAACATGCCTGTGTAAACAACTCAAGATAGGGATAGATGTCAAAACGAGAAACCCAACGGCGCAGGATACCCTTTTCTGTCCTAAATGGCACCCTAAGGATGTTAGAGTACTTGGTGCCATTGATTGGTTCCAACTCCTGGTTGCACTTAGTTCCCCTTGCTTCGGGTATGAGTCTTGTCACCTATTGTAGCCAACAACTGTAGTTAGATAATGCTAAATAAACCGAACTACCTTTCAACATCAAAGCAAATCGTCCATAGTTGTATATGAAACACACCACAAGAATTTGAGGCTTCACAGTAAGTCCTTGTTGCTTAATTCTCAGAGTCAATTCTTCCTCCATAGCTTTCACTTGATCCAGAATGTAAACCACCTGTTTTGAATAGCAGAGTTCAAAAAATTTCGTCTCAGTAACAAATTCGATTTGCAAGGAGACTTAGCATATCGGATACAGTATTCAAATTTATACCTGCCCGCCTGTGTCTGGTAAGCCAAGAACATCTGCTTGGCCAAAGTAACCATGGGGAGAGAATATTACGACATTGAATATTGTGGGAAGCCTACTGAAAAACCTATCCATGTTCAACGGGTCTGGAGCTTGAAGTACTTCCGAAAGTATTTTCATGGTCTCCTTTGTTCTTTCTGCAGTGTCTCCCCACCCCTTCTCAAAGCCCCACTCCTTAAAACTGTAAATGACATTCGGTTTCAGATTGCAAGTTACATCACATGATTCACCGGCAGATAGAACATGAGATGAAGAGTCACCTTAGTTCAAAATTTTGGAACGGTGTGTCCTTAGGGAGCGCTGAGAGGTACACTTCCGTTACAATCAGTGCCGCCTGAAGCTTTGAAGCCGTGTTGAGGGTCTCATTTAGAATAAGTTGCTGTAAATTCAAAAACGCATAAACTAAGTTTAAGACCTTATCATTagaatgaaatttgaatttctctgcatcaaattttattttttgtagaaTTAAATTGCTGTGATTCCCATACTTCTTCTTCATGATTTAGTGAAAGTAAGTAATCCACAAGGGGTTGTGCATTCTCCAGTTTTCCAGCTAGCCTTGAAGTGGTGAACTTGGTAACATATTCGATTCCATTTCCGACCGAGGAAGATAGAGTCAATTGAGGAGTAGAGAAATCAATTGCTCTAAAATCCACCTCCAATACATGTTCATCATTTGACCTGCAATGAAAAGCATATGGGGGTTAGGCCGGTTGGTGATTAGCGAAGGTAGTGTGCTCATCATCATCCCTTGCACCCAAAATCAAATCTCGCTCCTCGTAGATTtgagtagtttagaatatcgtgTTGTAAAATAGAAACACTATAAGAAGGAAAAAACATGTACCATTTCTCATCATATAAAGCTTCTTTGTGTTTCAAGAAGTCTCGGACAGTGATGGCCTCAACTGAGAGATCCTCAGAGCTGACCTTAACAAATTCCCAATATCCTGGATTTGGTCTTATTGAAAAGACAACATGCGGAGGAATAACAACAGCTTCCTGCGGATATTAGGTAAATATCTCATTAAGTCAAAAGCAAAACCAATAATTtatcattttaacgaaaattctATGATGCTTTGGAGTATCTTATACCCTTGAGTTTTTAACCATTAAATTTTAGTCATTGTATTTTTAATTAACTAACGGTCTAACAGTTAAAAACTAACGGTCTAGCAGTTAAAAATTCTTGTTAGTCCCCCAAaatgaaataatatatatatataaagaagtatTTAATTAGAAACCTGAGTTGAACACAATATATAGCCAAGAACACCCCCCAAAACTTGGGTTCTTTCAGCCTTGTCATCTATGACTGTCTCCATTTCACTCATCAAATGGTGAAGCTTCATTATCCTTCTTCCTTTCTCGATGTACTTAGCGAAGCACCGCTTCATGTGGTACCGGCTCTGCCTCAGGGCGTCCGGCATGGTATCAGCTATGGAATCGGAGCGTTTGACGGCCGCTGCAGAAGCCATTTTTGTGTAAAATATATTTCTTTATAAAGAGGCAAAGGTTTCAAATGCTTAAAAGATGAAGCAGTTTGAGGTTTGCTCTGCTTATGTTTCTGCATTTATAGGCGGCTTTCGGAATTCATTACGTACGATGTATGTTGTTCATTGTTGCAGATTGCTTTTGGTTTCGTCAAGCGCTTTAGAAATCTGAATATTTTTTGCAAAAGAAAAGAATGTGATCTCTGTAAGTGAAGATATTCTTAGACActctcccttttcttttctttttttcggtTGACAACGGGGCATAcgttttaaaaatataaattatataagaCTGTAACAATACTCTCAGAATTTAGCTATATTTGCAACTATGACgacaaaaaaaaggaatttgCTAAAAAAAGAATGGACCCAAACTGCATGACAAACCCAAACAAGCAAAATCATCGCCAACAAAATTCTTTTTACGATAAATATGACAAGTTTCATATGACCAAGTTTGGTGCATATAGGCATGAAAATTCAATACTAAACTTTCTAGATGGTGATTATCCACTTttgcatttaaaaataattatattgtAAGTGGAGAATTTGATTCCACCATAATCTTTTTAATTCCATTCTTCCATGCAAATTGCAGCCTAATAATATAACACATATAATCTGACCTCAACCAAGATTAGCACAAAAGCCAAAAACCCATGATGTCGACTAGTTTATGAGGACTGCATTGAGAGGTTGATCACTCtctttttatcctttttttccTGTCTTTAACTTATCACTTTTAATTTACTTTATATTTATTTTGCAGTTGGATTAAACACTAGAATGATTATCAGATTTGATTTCCGTTATTTTGATTACCAAGTACCAGATGAGTcatatgtttatttattatttgatttgatatcaaacacatctatttAATCTCCGTCATTGATATCAAATCAAGGGGTGAGTGACCATGTACTCCTTAGTTACCTAGTGAACAAAGAAACATTTTTGTTTCGTATTTTCTCTTTATTTCTCTGTACTTATTTTCTCTTTATTTCTTTGTACTTTTGTTATAGTTTCTAATCATAAGATTTAATAAATCAACCGCGAACAAATAACAACATATGAGCGGTGGAAGAGAAAAATTAATACAGTGAAAATCATAACCCCTATTCCACTAGTGGGATTGTCGGAGCATGAAATGCTTTGCATATGATTTGAACAAGGATTATctcctttcttttttccttctcttttctcttgttTAAACGCTCAAGATTTCATCTttggagaaagagaaaaaaaaacacaaagagagacagagagagaagaagaaaaaaaactgtgCCAGGAAGTGAGGGAGGAGAGGAAAAAAAGGAGGGAGAGAATCCCCGATAGTTATAGAGATTAAGGAGAGAGAGTGCTTAAAAATGAGATTGTTAATTATACGtacttttaatatttaaaattaaaattgatcaATGTGAGCATGACAAATTGGTATTGCAATATCCCATACACTGGTTGAATTGGATTAAATTGTTATGGCAGACGAATTGAAGAACTAAAAATAGTATAATAATTTAGTTAGAAAGTTTAATTAATCACCATGTAGTGTCATTGAGTACATCTTAGATGTGGATTACACTAGTTGAGTAGGGCAATGTTA
Protein-coding sequences here:
- the LOC139193564 gene encoding sucrose synthase 7-like; amino-acid sequence: MASAAAVKRSDSIADTMPDALRQSRYHMKRCFAKYIEKGRRIMKLHHLMSEMETVIDDKAERTQVLGGVLGYILCSTQEAVVIPPHVVFSIRPNPGYWEFVKVSSEDLSVEAITVRDFLKHKEALYDEKWSNDEHVLEVDFRAIDFSTPQLTLSSSVGNGIEYVTKFTTSRLAGKLENAQPLVDYLLSLNHEEEQLILNETLNTASKLQAALIVTEVYLSALPKDTPFQNFELSFKEWGFEKGWGDTAERTKETMKILSEVLQAPDPLNMDRFFSRLPTIFNVVIFSPHGYFGQADVLGLPDTGGQVVYILDQVKAMEEELTLRIKQQGLTVKPQILVVTRLIPEARGTKCNQELEPINGTKYSNILRVPFRTEKGILRRWVSRFDIYPYLELFTQDATAKILNLMEGKPDLIIGNYTDGNLVASLMANKLGITQATIAHALEKTKYEDSDINWKELDPKYHFSCQFLADTISMNATDFVIASTYQEIAGSKDRPGQYESHTAFTLPGLCRVVSGINVFDPKFNIAAPGADQSVYFPYSDKQKRLTSFYPAIEELLFSKEDNSEHLGFLVDRKKPIIFSMARLDIVKNITGLVEWYGKNKRLRNLVNLVVVGGFFDPSKSKDREEIAEIKKMHTLIEKYQLRGQIRWIAAQTDRNRNGELYRCIADTRGAFVQPALYEAFGLTVIEAMNCGLPTFATNQGGPAEIIVDGVSGFHIDPNNGDEASKKIADFFENSKTDAAYWDRFSKAGLQRIYECYTWKIYANKVLNMGSTYTFWRQLNKEQKQAKQRYIQMFFNLQYRNLVKNVPVPRDEPEQPQTTSSTRRSQSLLQRLFGS